The proteins below are encoded in one region of bacterium:
- a CDS encoding NAD-dependent epimerase/dehydratase family protein, producing MPALLLGATGFLGKRLARRLAAEGVTFVPVARSLGTDLRDPRQFRHLFETHPGIDVVFHAAAFVGGIKFGLAHPGEIYYN from the coding sequence GTGCCGGCGCTTCTGCTCGGAGCAACCGGATTCTTGGGAAAACGGCTTGCCCGACGTCTTGCCGCCGAGGGTGTGACGTTCGTTCCGGTGGCTCGTTCGCTCGGAACGGATCTTCGGGATCCCCGGCAGTTCCGACACCTCTTTGAAACCCATCCCGGAATCGACGTGGTGTTCCACGCGGCCGCGTTCGTCGGCGGGATCAAGTTCGGTCTCGCGCATCCGGGGGAGATCTACTACAAT